A genomic stretch from Setaria viridis chromosome 1, Setaria_viridis_v4.0, whole genome shotgun sequence includes:
- the LOC117857246 gene encoding uncharacterized protein isoform X2: MQTGGGCNGKESEGGDLKLALRQKKLKAKSLKWRSSNSDMNSKVGAGGSDEVYDDAVLCSLSTASFSSLVSRKRVRNLGKVGEQCDAVDPPVPRKLRSAIKKQVGRFVSASSRHVKKRRHLSAISAQISFIGQETRFNGNSLFTEEEEVIADVLLSLSQIPSLSELTADKATADTSNTNVASTSYSEGATKEGDEIVILPSAAKDLSSQATCIDKVVGRTNSIPYVNPVPGATDQSSSINPPSTENEQMQGTVVNLPSPSKDSSNNSTLKQQKVQFDDSQSYPAQKPEAPLWLVNSNKSDIAPHERENAKNSSTQEIVPLVQTPLPHTPDGYLIKPSSSKLAAHKNTISEASKFIAPGNQGKHSLVKNVGSTKAWKRSITHVYVSHVIQMHMNKEKAPQNQVKPEERPHDRFSRSPDGSAMQKNNNNPRDEKFYTVHFDVRVPVQPSAGLCDMSAGRQKIVSGNFLNLPTSTALPATQQQHLQYLHPQIAPRGPMPYPFSHLPYNRGNLAPAAALQQMPQQYMSNMGCAPRPGLPASSSAMMKPLHQLIPTQQQQQMWQYHVSQYQPRPDATPPAAWYGMPTLRPTMAMVPPTAMPPQMELFCAPYQAGGGSRQPQQLRLI, translated from the exons ATGCAGACAGGAGGAG GTTGTAATGGAAAGGAGAGTGAAGGCGGAGATCTCAAGTTGGCATTGAGGCAGAAGAAATTGAAGGCTAAGTCCTTGAAGTGGAGATCAAGCAACAGCGACATGAACAGCAAGGTAGGGGCAGGGGGGTCTGATGAAGTCTACGATGATGCAGTCCTCTGCTCGCTGTCTACAGCCAGCTTCAGCAGCCTGGTTAGTCGGAAAAGAGTGAGGAACCTTGGAAAG GTAGGTGAGCAGTGTGATGCTGTCGATCCTCCAGTTCCAAGAAAATTAAGATCAG CCATAAAGAAGCAAGTCGGTCGATTTGTTTCTGCATCATCTCGGCATGTCAAAAAGAGACGTCATCTTTCAGCTATCAGTGCTCAAATTTCTTTTATCGGCCAGGAAACAAGATTCAATGGAAACtcg TTATTtacagaagaggaggaggtaaTCGCAGACGTTTTGTTGTCCCTATCTCAAATACCCTCTCTTAGTGAGCTCACGGCTGACAAGGCTACAGCAGATACCTCAAACACAAATGTTGCTTCAACTTCTTATTCAGAAG GAGCTACTAAGGAGGGAGACGAAATAGTCATACTGCCAAGTGCTGCTAAAGATTTGTCTAGCCAAGCTACCTGCATAGATAAAGTAGTGGGACGAACCAACAGCATTCCATATGTAAATCCAGTGCCTGGTGCTACAGATCAATCCAGCAGCATAAACCCACCGTCAACAGAAAATGAGCAAATGCAGGGAACTGTTGTGAATTTGCCAAGCCCGTCTAAAGACTCTTCCAATAACAG CACGCTAAAGCAGCAGAAAGTGCAATTTGATGATAGCCAAAGTTATCCAGCACAGAAACCAGAGGCTCCTCTTTGGCTG GTAAATTCTAATAAATCTGATATCGCACCACATGAGAGGGAAAACGCCAAGAATAGCAGCACACAAG AAATTGTGCCTCTGGTCCAGACTCCACTGCCGCATACCCCAGATGGGTACTTAATAAA GCCCTCTTCAAGCAAATTAGCTGCTCACAAAAATACTATTTCTGAAGCCTCCAAATTTATTGCACCTGGAAATCAGGGCAAG CATTCACTGGTTAAAAATGTCGGCTCAACAAAAGCGTGGAAGAGAAGCATCACCCATGTCTATGTGAGCCATGTGATCCAGATGCACATGAACAAGGAGAAGGCACCCCAGAACCAAGTAAAACCGGAGGAAAGACCACACGACCGGTTTTCAAGGTCTCCAGACGGCTCTGCCATgcagaagaacaacaacaacccaCGGGATGAGAAGTTCTACACCGTGCACTTCGACGTCCGGGTCCCGGTTCAGCCATCCGCTGGCTTGTGCGACATGAGTGCTGGTCGGCAAAAGATT GTCAGTGGTAATTTTCTGAACTTGCCCACTTCAACGGCGTTACCGGccacgcagcagcagcatcttcagTATCTGCATCCTCAGATCGCACCGCGGGGGCCAATGCCATACCCGTTCTCGCATCTTCCTTACAACAGAGGGAATTTAGCACCTGCTGCAGCGCTCCAACAG ATGCCGCAGCAGTACATGAGCAACATGGGCTGCGCTCCGCGCCCGGGCCTTCCGGCGAGCTCGTCAGCCATGATGAAGCCGCTCCATCAGCTGATACCaactcagcagcagcagcagatgtgGCAGTACCATGTTTCTCAGTACCAGCCGAGGCCGGACGCCACGCCGCCGGCAGCGTGGTACGGCATGCCTACGCTGCGGCCGACGATGGCCATGGTTCCTCCCACGGCGATGCCGCCGCAGATGGAGCTCTTCTGCGCGCCGTaccaggccggcggcggcagccggcagccaCAGCAGCTCAGGCTGATCTAG
- the LOC117857246 gene encoding uncharacterized protein isoform X1 — protein sequence MQTGGGCNGKESEGGDLKLALRQKKLKAKSLKWRSSNSDMNSKVGAGGSDEVYDDAVLCSLSTASFSSLVSRKRVRNLGKVGEQCDAVDPPVPRKLRSAIKKQVGRFVSASSRHVKKRRHLSAISAQISFIGQETRFNGNSLFTEEEEVIADVLLSLSQIPSLSELTADKATADTSNTNVASTSYSEGATKEGDEIVILPSAAKDLSSQATCIDKVVGRTNSIPYVNPVPGATDQSSSINPPSTENEQMQGTVVNLPSPSKDSSNNSTLKQQKVQFDDSQSYPAQKPEAPLWLVNSNKSDIAPHERENAKNSSTQEIVPLVQTPLPHTPDGYLIKPSSSKLAAHKNTISEASKFIAPGNQGKSYLQHSLVKNVGSTKAWKRSITHVYVSHVIQMHMNKEKAPQNQVKPEERPHDRFSRSPDGSAMQKNNNNPRDEKFYTVHFDVRVPVQPSAGLCDMSAGRQKIVSGNFLNLPTSTALPATQQQHLQYLHPQIAPRGPMPYPFSHLPYNRGNLAPAAALQQMPQQYMSNMGCAPRPGLPASSSAMMKPLHQLIPTQQQQQMWQYHVSQYQPRPDATPPAAWYGMPTLRPTMAMVPPTAMPPQMELFCAPYQAGGGSRQPQQLRLI from the exons ATGCAGACAGGAGGAG GTTGTAATGGAAAGGAGAGTGAAGGCGGAGATCTCAAGTTGGCATTGAGGCAGAAGAAATTGAAGGCTAAGTCCTTGAAGTGGAGATCAAGCAACAGCGACATGAACAGCAAGGTAGGGGCAGGGGGGTCTGATGAAGTCTACGATGATGCAGTCCTCTGCTCGCTGTCTACAGCCAGCTTCAGCAGCCTGGTTAGTCGGAAAAGAGTGAGGAACCTTGGAAAG GTAGGTGAGCAGTGTGATGCTGTCGATCCTCCAGTTCCAAGAAAATTAAGATCAG CCATAAAGAAGCAAGTCGGTCGATTTGTTTCTGCATCATCTCGGCATGTCAAAAAGAGACGTCATCTTTCAGCTATCAGTGCTCAAATTTCTTTTATCGGCCAGGAAACAAGATTCAATGGAAACtcg TTATTtacagaagaggaggaggtaaTCGCAGACGTTTTGTTGTCCCTATCTCAAATACCCTCTCTTAGTGAGCTCACGGCTGACAAGGCTACAGCAGATACCTCAAACACAAATGTTGCTTCAACTTCTTATTCAGAAG GAGCTACTAAGGAGGGAGACGAAATAGTCATACTGCCAAGTGCTGCTAAAGATTTGTCTAGCCAAGCTACCTGCATAGATAAAGTAGTGGGACGAACCAACAGCATTCCATATGTAAATCCAGTGCCTGGTGCTACAGATCAATCCAGCAGCATAAACCCACCGTCAACAGAAAATGAGCAAATGCAGGGAACTGTTGTGAATTTGCCAAGCCCGTCTAAAGACTCTTCCAATAACAG CACGCTAAAGCAGCAGAAAGTGCAATTTGATGATAGCCAAAGTTATCCAGCACAGAAACCAGAGGCTCCTCTTTGGCTG GTAAATTCTAATAAATCTGATATCGCACCACATGAGAGGGAAAACGCCAAGAATAGCAGCACACAAG AAATTGTGCCTCTGGTCCAGACTCCACTGCCGCATACCCCAGATGGGTACTTAATAAA GCCCTCTTCAAGCAAATTAGCTGCTCACAAAAATACTATTTCTGAAGCCTCCAAATTTATTGCACCTGGAAATCAGGGCAAG TCTTATCTGCAGCATTCACTGGTTAAAAATGTCGGCTCAACAAAAGCGTGGAAGAGAAGCATCACCCATGTCTATGTGAGCCATGTGATCCAGATGCACATGAACAAGGAGAAGGCACCCCAGAACCAAGTAAAACCGGAGGAAAGACCACACGACCGGTTTTCAAGGTCTCCAGACGGCTCTGCCATgcagaagaacaacaacaacccaCGGGATGAGAAGTTCTACACCGTGCACTTCGACGTCCGGGTCCCGGTTCAGCCATCCGCTGGCTTGTGCGACATGAGTGCTGGTCGGCAAAAGATT GTCAGTGGTAATTTTCTGAACTTGCCCACTTCAACGGCGTTACCGGccacgcagcagcagcatcttcagTATCTGCATCCTCAGATCGCACCGCGGGGGCCAATGCCATACCCGTTCTCGCATCTTCCTTACAACAGAGGGAATTTAGCACCTGCTGCAGCGCTCCAACAG ATGCCGCAGCAGTACATGAGCAACATGGGCTGCGCTCCGCGCCCGGGCCTTCCGGCGAGCTCGTCAGCCATGATGAAGCCGCTCCATCAGCTGATACCaactcagcagcagcagcagatgtgGCAGTACCATGTTTCTCAGTACCAGCCGAGGCCGGACGCCACGCCGCCGGCAGCGTGGTACGGCATGCCTACGCTGCGGCCGACGATGGCCATGGTTCCTCCCACGGCGATGCCGCCGCAGATGGAGCTCTTCTGCGCGCCGTaccaggccggcggcggcagccggcagccaCAGCAGCTCAGGCTGATCTAG
- the LOC117857246 gene encoding uncharacterized protein isoform X5 yields the protein MNSKVGAGGSDEVYDDAVLCSLSTASFSSLVSRKRVRNLGKVGEQCDAVDPPVPRKLRSAIKKQVGRFVSASSRHVKKRRHLSAISAQISFIGQETRFNGNSLFTEEEEVIADVLLSLSQIPSLSELTADKATADTSNTNVASTSYSEGATKEGDEIVILPSAAKDLSSQATCIDKVVGRTNSIPYVNPVPGATDQSSSINPPSTENEQMQGTVVNLPSPSKDSSNNSTLKQQKVQFDDSQSYPAQKPEAPLWLVNSNKSDIAPHERENAKNSSTQEIVPLVQTPLPHTPDGYLIKPSSSKLAAHKNTISEASKFIAPGNQGKSYLQHSLVKNVGSTKAWKRSITHVYVSHVIQMHMNKEKAPQNQVKPEERPHDRFSRSPDGSAMQKNNNNPRDEKFYTVHFDVRVPVQPSAGLCDMSAGRQKIVSGNFLNLPTSTALPATQQQHLQYLHPQIAPRGPMPYPFSHLPYNRGNLAPAAALQQMPQQYMSNMGCAPRPGLPASSSAMMKPLHQLIPTQQQQQMWQYHVSQYQPRPDATPPAAWYGMPTLRPTMAMVPPTAMPPQMELFCAPYQAGGGSRQPQQLRLI from the exons ATGAACAGCAAGGTAGGGGCAGGGGGGTCTGATGAAGTCTACGATGATGCAGTCCTCTGCTCGCTGTCTACAGCCAGCTTCAGCAGCCTGGTTAGTCGGAAAAGAGTGAGGAACCTTGGAAAG GTAGGTGAGCAGTGTGATGCTGTCGATCCTCCAGTTCCAAGAAAATTAAGATCAG CCATAAAGAAGCAAGTCGGTCGATTTGTTTCTGCATCATCTCGGCATGTCAAAAAGAGACGTCATCTTTCAGCTATCAGTGCTCAAATTTCTTTTATCGGCCAGGAAACAAGATTCAATGGAAACtcg TTATTtacagaagaggaggaggtaaTCGCAGACGTTTTGTTGTCCCTATCTCAAATACCCTCTCTTAGTGAGCTCACGGCTGACAAGGCTACAGCAGATACCTCAAACACAAATGTTGCTTCAACTTCTTATTCAGAAG GAGCTACTAAGGAGGGAGACGAAATAGTCATACTGCCAAGTGCTGCTAAAGATTTGTCTAGCCAAGCTACCTGCATAGATAAAGTAGTGGGACGAACCAACAGCATTCCATATGTAAATCCAGTGCCTGGTGCTACAGATCAATCCAGCAGCATAAACCCACCGTCAACAGAAAATGAGCAAATGCAGGGAACTGTTGTGAATTTGCCAAGCCCGTCTAAAGACTCTTCCAATAACAG CACGCTAAAGCAGCAGAAAGTGCAATTTGATGATAGCCAAAGTTATCCAGCACAGAAACCAGAGGCTCCTCTTTGGCTG GTAAATTCTAATAAATCTGATATCGCACCACATGAGAGGGAAAACGCCAAGAATAGCAGCACACAAG AAATTGTGCCTCTGGTCCAGACTCCACTGCCGCATACCCCAGATGGGTACTTAATAAA GCCCTCTTCAAGCAAATTAGCTGCTCACAAAAATACTATTTCTGAAGCCTCCAAATTTATTGCACCTGGAAATCAGGGCAAG TCTTATCTGCAGCATTCACTGGTTAAAAATGTCGGCTCAACAAAAGCGTGGAAGAGAAGCATCACCCATGTCTATGTGAGCCATGTGATCCAGATGCACATGAACAAGGAGAAGGCACCCCAGAACCAAGTAAAACCGGAGGAAAGACCACACGACCGGTTTTCAAGGTCTCCAGACGGCTCTGCCATgcagaagaacaacaacaacccaCGGGATGAGAAGTTCTACACCGTGCACTTCGACGTCCGGGTCCCGGTTCAGCCATCCGCTGGCTTGTGCGACATGAGTGCTGGTCGGCAAAAGATT GTCAGTGGTAATTTTCTGAACTTGCCCACTTCAACGGCGTTACCGGccacgcagcagcagcatcttcagTATCTGCATCCTCAGATCGCACCGCGGGGGCCAATGCCATACCCGTTCTCGCATCTTCCTTACAACAGAGGGAATTTAGCACCTGCTGCAGCGCTCCAACAG ATGCCGCAGCAGTACATGAGCAACATGGGCTGCGCTCCGCGCCCGGGCCTTCCGGCGAGCTCGTCAGCCATGATGAAGCCGCTCCATCAGCTGATACCaactcagcagcagcagcagatgtgGCAGTACCATGTTTCTCAGTACCAGCCGAGGCCGGACGCCACGCCGCCGGCAGCGTGGTACGGCATGCCTACGCTGCGGCCGACGATGGCCATGGTTCCTCCCACGGCGATGCCGCCGCAGATGGAGCTCTTCTGCGCGCCGTaccaggccggcggcggcagccggcagccaCAGCAGCTCAGGCTGATCTAG
- the LOC117857246 gene encoding uncharacterized protein isoform X4: MVDMEKREKLVVGQLARRHAIRSGCSSPSPPTAAAGGCNGKESEGGDLKLALRQKKLKAKSLKWRSSNSDMNSKVGAGGSDEVYDDAVLCSLSTASFSSLVSRKRVRNLGKVGEQCDAVDPPVPRKLRSAIKKQVGRFVSASSRHVKKRRHLSAISAQISFIGQETRFNGNSLFTEEEEVIADVLLSLSQIPSLSELTADKATADTSNTNVASTSYSEGATKEGDEIVILPSAAKDLSSQATCIDKVVGRTNSIPYVNPVPGATDQSSSINPPSTENEQMQGTVVNLPSPSKDSSNNSTLKQQKVQFDDSQSYPAQKPEAPLWLVNSNKSDIAPHERENAKNSSTQEIVPLVQTPLPHTPDGYLIKPSSSKLAAHKNTISEASKFIAPGNQGKSYLQHSLVKNVGSTKAWKRSITHVYVSHVIQMHMNKEKAPQNQVKPEERPHDRFSRSPDGSAMQKNNNNPRDEKFYTVHFDVRVPVQPSAGLCDMSAGRQKIVSGNFLNLPTSTALPATQQQHLQYLHPQIAPRGPMPYPFSHLPYNRGNLAPAAALQQMPQQYMSNMGCAPRPGLPASSSAMMKPLHQLIPTQQQQQMWQYHVSQYQPRPDATPPAAWYGMPTLRPTMAMVPPTAMPPQMELFCAPYQAGGGSRQPQQLRLI, encoded by the exons ATGGTGGATATGGAGAAGAGGGAGAAGCTGGTGGTTGGGCAGCTCGCAAGGAGACACGCGATAAGGAGTGGCTGCTCCTCTCCGTCCCCTccaactgctgctgctggtg GTTGTAATGGAAAGGAGAGTGAAGGCGGAGATCTCAAGTTGGCATTGAGGCAGAAGAAATTGAAGGCTAAGTCCTTGAAGTGGAGATCAAGCAACAGCGACATGAACAGCAAGGTAGGGGCAGGGGGGTCTGATGAAGTCTACGATGATGCAGTCCTCTGCTCGCTGTCTACAGCCAGCTTCAGCAGCCTGGTTAGTCGGAAAAGAGTGAGGAACCTTGGAAAG GTAGGTGAGCAGTGTGATGCTGTCGATCCTCCAGTTCCAAGAAAATTAAGATCAG CCATAAAGAAGCAAGTCGGTCGATTTGTTTCTGCATCATCTCGGCATGTCAAAAAGAGACGTCATCTTTCAGCTATCAGTGCTCAAATTTCTTTTATCGGCCAGGAAACAAGATTCAATGGAAACtcg TTATTtacagaagaggaggaggtaaTCGCAGACGTTTTGTTGTCCCTATCTCAAATACCCTCTCTTAGTGAGCTCACGGCTGACAAGGCTACAGCAGATACCTCAAACACAAATGTTGCTTCAACTTCTTATTCAGAAG GAGCTACTAAGGAGGGAGACGAAATAGTCATACTGCCAAGTGCTGCTAAAGATTTGTCTAGCCAAGCTACCTGCATAGATAAAGTAGTGGGACGAACCAACAGCATTCCATATGTAAATCCAGTGCCTGGTGCTACAGATCAATCCAGCAGCATAAACCCACCGTCAACAGAAAATGAGCAAATGCAGGGAACTGTTGTGAATTTGCCAAGCCCGTCTAAAGACTCTTCCAATAACAG CACGCTAAAGCAGCAGAAAGTGCAATTTGATGATAGCCAAAGTTATCCAGCACAGAAACCAGAGGCTCCTCTTTGGCTG GTAAATTCTAATAAATCTGATATCGCACCACATGAGAGGGAAAACGCCAAGAATAGCAGCACACAAG AAATTGTGCCTCTGGTCCAGACTCCACTGCCGCATACCCCAGATGGGTACTTAATAAA GCCCTCTTCAAGCAAATTAGCTGCTCACAAAAATACTATTTCTGAAGCCTCCAAATTTATTGCACCTGGAAATCAGGGCAAG TCTTATCTGCAGCATTCACTGGTTAAAAATGTCGGCTCAACAAAAGCGTGGAAGAGAAGCATCACCCATGTCTATGTGAGCCATGTGATCCAGATGCACATGAACAAGGAGAAGGCACCCCAGAACCAAGTAAAACCGGAGGAAAGACCACACGACCGGTTTTCAAGGTCTCCAGACGGCTCTGCCATgcagaagaacaacaacaacccaCGGGATGAGAAGTTCTACACCGTGCACTTCGACGTCCGGGTCCCGGTTCAGCCATCCGCTGGCTTGTGCGACATGAGTGCTGGTCGGCAAAAGATT GTCAGTGGTAATTTTCTGAACTTGCCCACTTCAACGGCGTTACCGGccacgcagcagcagcatcttcagTATCTGCATCCTCAGATCGCACCGCGGGGGCCAATGCCATACCCGTTCTCGCATCTTCCTTACAACAGAGGGAATTTAGCACCTGCTGCAGCGCTCCAACAG ATGCCGCAGCAGTACATGAGCAACATGGGCTGCGCTCCGCGCCCGGGCCTTCCGGCGAGCTCGTCAGCCATGATGAAGCCGCTCCATCAGCTGATACCaactcagcagcagcagcagatgtgGCAGTACCATGTTTCTCAGTACCAGCCGAGGCCGGACGCCACGCCGCCGGCAGCGTGGTACGGCATGCCTACGCTGCGGCCGACGATGGCCATGGTTCCTCCCACGGCGATGCCGCCGCAGATGGAGCTCTTCTGCGCGCCGTaccaggccggcggcggcagccggcagccaCAGCAGCTCAGGCTGATCTAG
- the LOC117857246 gene encoding uncharacterized protein isoform X3, which produces MVDMEKREKLVVGQLARRHAIRSGCSSPSPPTAAAGGGCNGKESEGGDLKLALRQKKLKAKSLKWRSSNSDMNSKVGAGGSDEVYDDAVLCSLSTASFSSLVSRKRVRNLGKVGEQCDAVDPPVPRKLRSAIKKQVGRFVSASSRHVKKRRHLSAISAQISFIGQETRFNGNSLFTEEEEVIADVLLSLSQIPSLSELTADKATADTSNTNVASTSYSEGATKEGDEIVILPSAAKDLSSQATCIDKVVGRTNSIPYVNPVPGATDQSSSINPPSTENEQMQGTVVNLPSPSKDSSNNSTLKQQKVQFDDSQSYPAQKPEAPLWLVNSNKSDIAPHERENAKNSSTQEIVPLVQTPLPHTPDGYLIKPSSSKLAAHKNTISEASKFIAPGNQGKSYLQHSLVKNVGSTKAWKRSITHVYVSHVIQMHMNKEKAPQNQVKPEERPHDRFSRSPDGSAMQKNNNNPRDEKFYTVHFDVRVPVQPSAGLCDMSAGRQKIVSGNFLNLPTSTALPATQQQHLQYLHPQIAPRGPMPYPFSHLPYNRGNLAPAAALQQMPQQYMSNMGCAPRPGLPASSSAMMKPLHQLIPTQQQQQMWQYHVSQYQPRPDATPPAAWYGMPTLRPTMAMVPPTAMPPQMELFCAPYQAGGGSRQPQQLRLI; this is translated from the exons ATGGTGGATATGGAGAAGAGGGAGAAGCTGGTGGTTGGGCAGCTCGCAAGGAGACACGCGATAAGGAGTGGCTGCTCCTCTCCGTCCCCTccaactgctgctgctggtggtg GTTGTAATGGAAAGGAGAGTGAAGGCGGAGATCTCAAGTTGGCATTGAGGCAGAAGAAATTGAAGGCTAAGTCCTTGAAGTGGAGATCAAGCAACAGCGACATGAACAGCAAGGTAGGGGCAGGGGGGTCTGATGAAGTCTACGATGATGCAGTCCTCTGCTCGCTGTCTACAGCCAGCTTCAGCAGCCTGGTTAGTCGGAAAAGAGTGAGGAACCTTGGAAAG GTAGGTGAGCAGTGTGATGCTGTCGATCCTCCAGTTCCAAGAAAATTAAGATCAG CCATAAAGAAGCAAGTCGGTCGATTTGTTTCTGCATCATCTCGGCATGTCAAAAAGAGACGTCATCTTTCAGCTATCAGTGCTCAAATTTCTTTTATCGGCCAGGAAACAAGATTCAATGGAAACtcg TTATTtacagaagaggaggaggtaaTCGCAGACGTTTTGTTGTCCCTATCTCAAATACCCTCTCTTAGTGAGCTCACGGCTGACAAGGCTACAGCAGATACCTCAAACACAAATGTTGCTTCAACTTCTTATTCAGAAG GAGCTACTAAGGAGGGAGACGAAATAGTCATACTGCCAAGTGCTGCTAAAGATTTGTCTAGCCAAGCTACCTGCATAGATAAAGTAGTGGGACGAACCAACAGCATTCCATATGTAAATCCAGTGCCTGGTGCTACAGATCAATCCAGCAGCATAAACCCACCGTCAACAGAAAATGAGCAAATGCAGGGAACTGTTGTGAATTTGCCAAGCCCGTCTAAAGACTCTTCCAATAACAG CACGCTAAAGCAGCAGAAAGTGCAATTTGATGATAGCCAAAGTTATCCAGCACAGAAACCAGAGGCTCCTCTTTGGCTG GTAAATTCTAATAAATCTGATATCGCACCACATGAGAGGGAAAACGCCAAGAATAGCAGCACACAAG AAATTGTGCCTCTGGTCCAGACTCCACTGCCGCATACCCCAGATGGGTACTTAATAAA GCCCTCTTCAAGCAAATTAGCTGCTCACAAAAATACTATTTCTGAAGCCTCCAAATTTATTGCACCTGGAAATCAGGGCAAG TCTTATCTGCAGCATTCACTGGTTAAAAATGTCGGCTCAACAAAAGCGTGGAAGAGAAGCATCACCCATGTCTATGTGAGCCATGTGATCCAGATGCACATGAACAAGGAGAAGGCACCCCAGAACCAAGTAAAACCGGAGGAAAGACCACACGACCGGTTTTCAAGGTCTCCAGACGGCTCTGCCATgcagaagaacaacaacaacccaCGGGATGAGAAGTTCTACACCGTGCACTTCGACGTCCGGGTCCCGGTTCAGCCATCCGCTGGCTTGTGCGACATGAGTGCTGGTCGGCAAAAGATT GTCAGTGGTAATTTTCTGAACTTGCCCACTTCAACGGCGTTACCGGccacgcagcagcagcatcttcagTATCTGCATCCTCAGATCGCACCGCGGGGGCCAATGCCATACCCGTTCTCGCATCTTCCTTACAACAGAGGGAATTTAGCACCTGCTGCAGCGCTCCAACAG ATGCCGCAGCAGTACATGAGCAACATGGGCTGCGCTCCGCGCCCGGGCCTTCCGGCGAGCTCGTCAGCCATGATGAAGCCGCTCCATCAGCTGATACCaactcagcagcagcagcagatgtgGCAGTACCATGTTTCTCAGTACCAGCCGAGGCCGGACGCCACGCCGCCGGCAGCGTGGTACGGCATGCCTACGCTGCGGCCGACGATGGCCATGGTTCCTCCCACGGCGATGCCGCCGCAGATGGAGCTCTTCTGCGCGCCGTaccaggccggcggcggcagccggcagccaCAGCAGCTCAGGCTGATCTAG